The following are encoded in a window of bacterium genomic DNA:
- a CDS encoding branched-chain amino acid transaminase codes for MGMVKAEKIWFNGKFVNWEDAKIHVLSHVIHYGTSFFEGARCYKTQKGPACFRIHDHMRRLVDSMKIYRTDSPYTIQELVDATLETIRVNKLESCYIRPIIFRGYGELGVNPQHCPLDTVIAVWGWGAYLGADALEKGVSVCVSSWNRLGPNTMPNIAKVGANYMNSQLIKTDALASGFDEGIGLDTRGMISEGSGENIFIVRDGAIYTPSPAASILRGITRDSIITLAKSMGIPVFEQPVPREMLYIADEVFFTGTAAEVTPVSAVDHVKIGNGVRGPITGRLQKEFFNIVSGEAEDRYGWLLYV; via the coding sequence ATGGGTATGGTCAAAGCCGAAAAAATCTGGTTCAACGGCAAATTTGTCAACTGGGAAGACGCCAAAATTCATGTTCTGTCACATGTCATCCATTACGGTACGTCGTTTTTCGAGGGTGCCCGGTGCTATAAGACCCAAAAAGGTCCGGCATGTTTCCGTATTCACGATCACATGAGAAGACTCGTGGACTCCATGAAAATCTACCGGACCGATTCGCCCTATACGATTCAGGAGCTTGTCGATGCCACCCTTGAAACTATCAGGGTCAACAAGTTGGAATCATGTTACATCCGGCCCATCATTTTCCGCGGATACGGCGAGCTCGGTGTGAATCCGCAGCACTGTCCGCTCGATACCGTCATAGCTGTCTGGGGATGGGGCGCATATTTAGGCGCCGATGCGCTGGAAAAGGGGGTCAGTGTCTGTGTGTCCTCGTGGAACCGTCTGGGACCCAACACGATGCCCAACATAGCAAAAGTCGGTGCGAATTACATGAACAGTCAGCTCATTAAAACCGATGCGCTGGCGAGCGGATTCGATGAGGGTATCGGCCTCGACACGCGCGGCATGATCAGCGAAGGCTCCGGTGAAAACATATTCATTGTCCGTGACGGCGCCATATACACACCATCGCCCGCTGCGAGCATTCTTCGTGGGATTACCCGCGATTCCATCATCACCCTTGCCAAGTCGATGGGTATACCGGTTTTCGAGCAGCCTGTTCCACGTGAAATGCTCTATATAGCCGATGAAGTTTTCTTCACCGGCACAGCTGCTGAAGTGACTCCGGTCAGCGCAGTCGACCATGTCAAAATCGGCAATGGTGTTCGCGGCCCGATCACCGGCAGACTTCAGAAGGAATTTTTCAACATCGTATCCGGCGAAGCCGAGGACCGGTACGGATGGCTGCTCTATGTTTGA
- a CDS encoding phosphatase PAP2 family protein: MRFPVSDLVILFLLGLLLYPSGSCYGDTRKPFDLGVKKEVLFLTAGAGLEIARQYSLDHSSSPNLSRANPGDIPAIDRFTRKYYSTSADSWSYVTIKPDNLLPMLTPVLTMALSRKGSWYYLVTSAVLYAEASLIVNSATDIAKNTFGRYRPYVYNDAVPLERRTSLAGTKSMWSGHAANAFQGAVLGGYMFQKYNPGSRWTKPVWCIGLPCATATAVLRVRAGQHFPTDVVVGAAFGSLCGWFIPWMHIENHTALSMRTEGENTPVITLTRMF, encoded by the coding sequence ATGAGATTCCCTGTTTCGGATCTGGTGATCCTTTTTCTGCTCGGATTACTGCTGTATCCCTCCGGCTCGTGCTATGGTGATACACGCAAGCCCTTTGACCTCGGTGTCAAAAAAGAAGTGCTGTTCCTTACGGCAGGTGCGGGCCTGGAAATCGCGAGACAATACAGCCTTGACCATTCTTCCTCGCCGAATCTGTCACGTGCGAATCCCGGCGACATACCTGCAATAGACCGTTTTACGCGGAAGTATTATTCCACCTCTGCTGACTCATGGAGCTACGTCACCATAAAGCCCGATAATTTACTTCCCATGCTGACACCGGTTCTTACAATGGCGCTCTCACGGAAGGGATCGTGGTATTACCTTGTCACGAGCGCTGTGCTTTATGCAGAGGCATCCCTTATAGTCAACAGTGCCACCGACATCGCCAAAAATACATTCGGTCGATACCGCCCGTATGTCTATAACGATGCTGTCCCCCTTGAGAGACGGACGTCACTGGCAGGCACGAAGTCCATGTGGTCGGGACATGCCGCAAATGCGTTTCAGGGCGCAGTGTTAGGGGGATATATGTTTCAGAAATACAATCCCGGGTCGCGATGGACAAAGCCGGTATGGTGTATCGGGCTTCCGTGCGCCACAGCTACTGCGGTGCTTCGTGTCAGGGCCGGACAGCACTTTCCGACCGATGTCGTAGTCGGAGCGGCGTTCGGCTCCCTGTGCGGATGGTTTATACCGTGGATGCACATCGAAAACCACACAGCACTGTCTATGCGTACAGAAGGAGAAAATACCCCGGTAATTACATTGACACGTATGTTTTAA
- the proC gene encoding pyrroline-5-carboxylate reductase: MKSVNLGIIGYGNMGSAIIRGLIDAGLYKASSICVYDTAPERNEAARGDGCAISGSIKELGKAVDTIIIGVKPNIALEVIHELRDVPPGKLVISIVAGLSAKTIEAIIPDKPVVRVMPNTPCMISEGASAVCRGEKATDEHVRKATEIMGALGYVTEVGEKLMDVVTGLSGSGPAYVAIMIDALSDGGVKMGLPRPAALKLAAQTVLGAAKMILEKNLAPSALRDMVTSPGGTTIAGISVLESHAFRAALIGAVEAATLKSEALGKK, encoded by the coding sequence ATGAAATCGGTTAACTTGGGAATTATCGGATACGGCAACATGGGTTCCGCGATTATCAGGGGTCTCATCGATGCCGGTTTATACAAGGCTTCAAGCATCTGTGTGTACGATACGGCGCCGGAGAGAAACGAAGCGGCCCGCGGCGACGGATGCGCCATCTCAGGCTCGATCAAAGAACTGGGGAAAGCGGTCGATACCATTATCATCGGTGTCAAACCGAATATCGCCCTCGAGGTTATTCACGAACTCAGGGATGTTCCCCCGGGGAAACTGGTCATATCCATCGTGGCAGGATTGAGCGCAAAGACCATCGAGGCCATCATTCCCGATAAACCGGTTGTCCGTGTCATGCCCAATACTCCCTGCATGATAAGCGAGGGCGCAAGCGCTGTCTGCCGTGGTGAAAAAGCCACCGATGAACATGTCAGAAAAGCGACAGAAATCATGGGCGCCCTCGGATATGTCACCGAGGTCGGCGAAAAGCTCATGGACGTGGTCACGGGGCTTTCCGGAAGCGGCCCGGCATATGTCGCCATCATGATCGATGCGTTGAGCGATGGCGGCGTGAAGATGGGGCTTCCCCGTCCGGCTGCGCTCAAGCTTGCCGCACAGACCGTGCTCGGTGCAGCAAAGATGATACTCGAGAAGAACCTTGCTCCCTCGGCCCTCCGCGACATGGTCACTTCACCGGGCGGTACGACCATCGCGGGTATCTCGGTGCTCGAATCGCATGCTTTCCGTGCGGCGCTCATAGGCGCTGTCGAAGCCGCGACGCTGAAATCCGAGGCACTCGGGAAAAAGTGA
- the hisH gene encoding imidazole glycerol phosphate synthase subunit HisH, with product MVTIIDYGMANLGSVRKAFEHVGAIARVSDKPDDLRDTSHIVLPGVGAFGDAMINIRKQGFGEAIREAVQNGIPFLGICLGLQVLFTEGEEKGIHKGLDIFKGRVRLFTEGLVPQIGWNQAHIRREDPLMEGIPDHSYFYFVHSYYVDPAEKENVTIAETDYHIMYASIVGRDRIWGIQFHPEKSQEMGLRILGNFVKVRS from the coding sequence GTGGTTACGATCATAGATTACGGCATGGCAAATCTCGGAAGTGTCCGTAAAGCTTTCGAGCATGTCGGCGCCATTGCCCGGGTAAGCGATAAGCCGGACGACCTTCGCGACACATCACACATCGTTCTGCCCGGTGTCGGAGCATTCGGTGATGCGATGATAAACATCCGGAAACAGGGCTTTGGTGAAGCGATTCGGGAGGCTGTTCAGAACGGGATCCCGTTTTTAGGCATCTGCCTCGGTCTCCAGGTGTTGTTCACGGAGGGCGAGGAAAAGGGCATCCACAAGGGCCTCGATATTTTCAAAGGCAGAGTGCGCCTTTTCACCGAGGGTCTCGTTCCCCAAATCGGCTGGAACCAGGCCCACATACGGCGCGAGGACCCGCTCATGGAAGGAATACCGGATCATTCGTACTTTTATTTTGTCCATTCGTACTATGTCGATCCGGCGGAAAAAGAGAATGTGACCATCGCCGAAACCGATTACCACATCATGTATGCCTCCATCGTCGGCCGTGACCGTATCTGGGGAATACAGTTTCATCCGGAAAAGAGCCAGGAGATGGGGCTCAGAATACTCGGCAACTTCGTTAAAGTACGCTCATGA
- a CDS encoding DUF4435 domain-containing protein — protein sequence MKQFLTPHEIANTIRMMRPVYAGTVLMVEGDSDARVYGRFIDRKRCSIIPAHGKSNVLIAMGVLEKDRYTGILAVIDSDYWRMEGTDPGSVNILMTDTHDLETMILSSGALETVLAEFGSAQKIRKTGSPIREMILHAALPLGYLRWISSSKQDNLSLKFRDISFAAVIVTEGKTMRMDIDDMIEEVRASSDTVPFDREELRLRIAGLVRSNRHDPWQVCRGHDMIHILAIGLRTVFGGRHAKNISYEQIDSIMRIAFGFAEFSQTRLYSSLKKWERDNPDFSVFPG from the coding sequence ATGAAGCAGTTTCTTACTCCGCACGAGATTGCAAATACCATCCGCATGATGCGTCCTGTGTACGCCGGGACGGTGCTCATGGTCGAGGGCGATTCTGATGCCCGCGTATACGGCCGTTTTATCGACAGGAAACGGTGCAGTATCATTCCTGCACACGGGAAAAGCAATGTGCTCATTGCGATGGGAGTGCTCGAGAAAGACCGGTATACCGGCATTCTTGCCGTCATCGACAGCGACTACTGGAGGATGGAAGGCACCGATCCCGGCAGCGTGAACATCCTGATGACCGATACCCATGACCTCGAAACGATGATACTCTCGTCCGGAGCGCTCGAAACCGTGCTTGCGGAATTCGGTTCGGCGCAGAAGATCAGAAAAACCGGCAGTCCGATCCGCGAGATGATCCTCCATGCCGCTCTGCCATTGGGATACCTGCGTTGGATTTCCTCATCGAAACAGGACAATCTTTCCCTGAAATTCAGGGATATTTCGTTCGCCGCGGTGATTGTCACGGAGGGGAAAACGATGAGAATGGATATCGATGACATGATCGAAGAGGTGAGGGCAAGCTCTGATACGGTCCCGTTTGACCGGGAGGAGCTCAGATTAAGGATTGCCGGTCTCGTCCGGAGTAACCGTCATGACCCGTGGCAAGTATGCCGGGGGCACGATATGATTCATATTCTTGCCATCGGTCTCAGAACCGTATTCGGCGGCAGGCATGCGAAAAATATCAGCTACGAACAGATTGACAGCATCATGCGGATCGCTTTCGGTTTCGCTGAATTTTCACAGACCCGGCTCTATTCCTCGCTGAAAAAATGGGAACGGGACAACCCGGACTTCTCCGTTTTCCCTGGATAA